A genomic window from Hyla sarda isolate aHylSar1 chromosome 8, aHylSar1.hap1, whole genome shotgun sequence includes:
- the LYPD1 gene encoding ly6/PLAUR domain-containing protein 1: MWLQLMCATCWGLLSSGLALQIQCYQCEEFQKDDCSSPEFIVNCTVNVQDTCQKEVMEKSDGILYRKSCASSAACLIASAGYQSFCTPGKVNSVCISCCDTSLCNGPRAKKNRNSAAAQSCGALMSLLSLLLLAEQL; this comes from the exons ATGTGGCTGCAGCTCATGTGTGCGACCTGCTGGGGGCTGCTGAGCTCAG GCTTGGCTCTGCAGATCCAGTGTTACCAGTGCGAGGAGTTCCAGAAGGATGACTGCTCGTCCCCAGAGTTCATAGTCAACTGCACCGTCAATGTCCAGGACACGTGTCAGAAAGAGGTGATGGAGAAAAGTGACG GGATATTGTATCGTAAGTCATGTGCTTCGTCAGCCGCCTGTCTTATCGCCTCTGCTGGATACCAGTCTTTCTGTACCCCGGGCAAAGTCAATTCAGTTTGCATCAGCTGCTGTGACACCTCTCTGTGCAATGGTCCCCGGGCCAAGAAGAACAGGAATTCGGCTGCAGCTCAGAGTTGCGGAGCCTTGATGTCGCTCCTGTCGCTGCTCCTGTTGGCAGAACAGCTGTAG